TACCCATGGATTATATGATTCTGAAGGTTTTTGTCAAATGTTGGATTCATTATGTAATTGTGTCCCCTTTCCTGCTAATATAAACAAGAATATAAGTGAGTCATATCACACAAAAACAACCAAAGTGCCACAACTACCCCAAAAATGAGCTCCAACACTATCTACAATTAAACTGCCATTACTAAATTTAAAGcttaaaacataaattttaaattaCTAGAGGATAAGGGTTGCAGaatttgataaaatgaattttttattatAGTAACGGGAATGGCCTTGAAGAAACTTTAAGCTATCATATAGAAGAATAAGAAAGGCGCTATCACATGTTTGAAGATGATAGGAACATACAACATGTGTTTAACGTTTTCTAGTCTAATCAAAGAATTCTTCCTATGCTCATCTGTGTACTTATAGGTGATCAAGACTACTATTATTACAACTCGAACCCGACCAACCAGGAAAAGCAGAAAAACATACCTGTCAACAGTTTCAGTAATTAGTCTCAACTGAAATAATTTGTCAATGGCGACTCTATGCTTTAACCTCCCTTCAGCAGGCACCCAATCTTTCATTGATTTAGCGGATATAGCTAGGTGTATCAATGATGAACTGCATTCGCAGCACATATTGTTTGGCTAGAGGTGGCAACAATCTATCGAAAACAACCAAAGACAGACCAAAACTAATACTAACATTTAATTTCAAAAAAGAcagaatgtatgtatagaatgTCGATATGGTCATGCTAGATGGATTCATGTAATATTTACAACCGAGTACGGGATGGGGCACAAAtacataaaattgacaagcaCCGAATTCTCTAACTTCCTAAAATGATGATCACATCTACCTAGCTCACAAAGTCACACTTTTCAATTCCGAATACAAGGACTCAACTGGCTACATTCCTCAAATATCTCCTCTATATAATTAAAAACAACACAAGCAGGGACAACTTCGAAATGGTCTAACTAGATATTGTCTCTGTTAAAATTCAACACAATTCATATATGTGAAATACGAGACACAAGCTAATAGCAATGGCATGTATGTCTATTTCCAAATCCCACATAACAAAACACATGATCATCTTGATGTGAGTAACTAACTTAATATCCATATTGTCAAAGTAATCAAAACCAATAGTATGACATAAAAATAGAAACACAGAACTAGAGAGAGAAAGAGTGGGAGGGATGACCTTAGAATGGCTTGACAAATGAAAGCATTGTGATACAAATGATCAAATTTTGTAGCAGGCAGGCAAAGAAGCCACCATGTCCATCAAATTATTTGCAATTATTTTAACTTGTGGCATCTTTCTTCAATATAATGCTTCTATGTTATTTTCTTTTAGGGTTCTTTTTTACGAATACACGACTTCGGCGAGCACTAGTATAGATTCATCTTTTTTTGAGCACTAGGTATAACTTGTGACATTTTTCTTTTTCTGGGGAATGTACTCCAttcaaatttgttaaaaatgATCCTGGGTGCTGCCTTCAATTTTACATTTCACTTTTCAATTTTTTTGTCACGCACACTTTTATTGGTGCACGGATTTTAATTCATAATTTAATAAAACTCAAATAGTTAAATTTGAATATAAAGTTCTTGAACCTTCGGCTTGCCCCAGCACGAGTTTTTAATAGGCAATGAAGTAAATGATAAGGAGATAAGGTATTTTTATCCTTTTTTGGGAGTGAAACTTTTGTGGTTAAAGTTTGTTAAGTTTATATTCATCACGACTTATTTTGGTTCCTTTTAAAAACTCGAAACACCATGAAGTGGGGTGAGACTTTTAACCAACTATTAGAGAACTTATAATATCTAGATTTTCCCAAAATTTGTATAAGCATTTCTTTTCTTTAGTCTCATAATACGAATTAACAACGTAAAAGAAAGAATGTGCAACTTGACCGATTAAAACAAGAATGCATCCCCAAATTAAGTTGCAGATCCTATTGTACATTGTGTTTCATTTGCATAATAGATTTTGCGGGACATTTGATTGAGTCCCGTTGATTTTTAACAGATTCCTAAGATGAAGTGTTGGTCTGAAGTGCAACTAATGATGCATAGACACCATCTTTGATGTTCATCAAGCTCTCATGCTTTCCTTTCTCTACAATGACTCCATTTTTCACCACAGCAATCATATCCGCACCTCTGATAGTAGACAACCTATGTGCCACCACTACTGTCGTCCGATGCACCATCACACTGTCTAATGCATTTTGAACAACTCTCTCGGATTCAGCATCTAGAGCACTAGTGGCCTCGTCTAGAAGCAGTATCTTGGGATTTTTTATTATGGCACGTGCAATGGCCACACGCTGCTTTTGTCCACCAGATAGCTGTATCCCTCTCTCCCCTACTACAGTATCATAACCCTGTAATTGCATCATATGGAAATTCATTACTCTGGTATTATAACTCCAAGTTAAGTTGGAATTGATTAAAGCATAATGCTTAGTATCTTACAATAGGGAAAAGGATTATATCTCGTTGATTTTATTTTTCCTGGATTCCGACTTGTTTCTGGAGCCCTGGTATCCAGGATTTCAGctgtttttatattaatttttattctAAATAACGGCAATCATCTTTTGAAGCCAGTAAAAACTGAGAAATGTTTACTGGAAAGGGGTATATTTAATCTCAAGATGTGCTAGACCAAGTAAGAATAAATTTGTTCTACGTTCCGAATGTCAATGAGAACACCAAGGAAAATCCCAGTGTGGAATTCTCCTTTGACCACCAGATCATTCCGGGGTTTCACAGATGTGACTACTCGATTAAGCTCTAGAAAAGTTTGGGTGAATCCGTTCACCCAAACACAATGCAACAAACTAATGATGCTGCTTATTGGGTGCAAAACTTGCAGAATATATGGAATTTTTACTATAGGAGACTAAGGCCAGGGTTTACTGGTTGCGAAAGACAAGCTAGAGATCGTAATACAGGTATATACTTTAATGCCTAGTATGTTTATAACTCTGATATTTTAGGTAAAAATTTTGGTTTCAGGATCCACTGAAGTAAACATTTTCAATTGTACTCACCAAACAGAAATCTGAGATATTTGAAGGATGCAACGTGTAGTTACTCTCTTTTTCAAATTTGTACTTGGAAAATAAGTGACTTCTGATATCAAAAAACAGTTAATAACAAAATAGTAATTTGTACTCTTGTAACTTTTCTAACCTGTTGTAACCCACAAATGAAATTGTGGGCATTAGCCAACATGGACGCGTTCATTATTTCTGCTTCAGTTGCACCTCCTTCCTTTCCATAAGCAATGTTAGCTCGAATTGTCTCATTAAATAATGCTGGTTCTTGACTTACAAGTCCCATTTGTTGCCTTAGCCACTTCACTTGGAACTTTTGTATCTCAATCCCGTCAAGTAGAATATAACCTGAATTCGGCTCATAAAATCTTTGCAGCAATGAGATTACAGTTGATTTTCCGCTTCCACTTTCTCCAACCAGGGCAATAGTCTAGGATACAATAGCCACAATAATTACAAATTTATAGTCGTGTACTCTAGTAAGTATAGTGACATCCAGAAACTACTTCTGAAAATGGAAAAAAAATATAGATATGAGAAATGAAAGGCATACCTTGCCACTATGGATTTTTAAGTTGAGGTCTTGGAAAATTTGAACGTCTGGCCTTGTTGGATAACTGAAATCAATATTTCGGAGCTCAATGTTTCCCTTAACATTGTCAAGTATCATCCCAGACTCGTCACATGGGTCTATCTTTGATTTTCTGTCTAAGATTGAGAATATAGAAGTTGTAGCAGTACTGGCTTTGCTTTTATCTGTTGCAAAAGAACCCGACTGAGAAATTCCAGTAGCTGCCATGGTCAGTACAAAGAAAACCTGCAAGATTATAAGTATCTCAGAATAATtgagttttttttaaaaacaatacCAATACACAGATTGTGTACTTAACCCGAAAAACATTTGTAAATGTTGTTTTCCCATCCTGAACAAGCCGGGCTCCAGCGTAAAAAGTAGTTGCATGGACACAAAATAGAGAGGTGAAGGATATCCCAACTCCACACCCGGTAATTAAACCTTGCCTTATCCCTGCCCCAAGAGGAGCTTCGCATTTCCTTTTGTAGAGTGCCATCACTTTCTCTTCAGCACAGAAAGAAGCAACAGTTCTTATACTCCCAACTGCATCATTCGCAACTTGACTTGCTTCCTCATACATCAGCTGCAGATGTGGAAGATCTCGATGACACAAGTAAGTACATATTATGTATTGCTAAAACATTTATTAAAATGCTAGTATATATTATGTGTAATATTTTAGTTTATGTTCAGACATGATTATCTTAAGCGGTTGCTCTAAATAATTTCTGCAGTACAAAGATAAAACACCAGTATACCATATCTATGATTACGAGTTAATGTACAAACCTTTGAATCTGCACCAAAACCTTTCCTAAATTTGACTTGAACATATTCATTAACTCCGACGAAGGGTAACAATGCAAAGAAAATTAGTGCCAACTGCCAACATGCTGTAAAAGCGATGACCAGACCAGTAACTGCAGTTGCTGCATCTTGAACAATTTGCGCAAGCGTGTCTCCAACTAAAGCACTCACTGTGGCTGCATCTGCATAAAGCCTAGCACTGATAGCTCCACTTGAATTTTCATGTTCATCAAACCAGCCTACCTCCATCCTTACCACTTTCTCAAAGCACATAGATCTGATCCTTCTTACTAATTTAGACCCAGCCACCGCAAAAAAGTATGACCTTCCTGGAAATACTAAGACTGTTGCTAGTCCGAGGCCAACAAACACTAGTGACCAAAGCTTTGAATCCTTCCTCATCTCATGTGGTGGCTCATAGAATGTTTTGATCATGCCAGAAATTAAAATGCCAAATATTGGCAGTATTGTACCACCAACGATAGCAAATATGGATCCTAGCATCAACACTGGTATCTCAGGCTTATTGAGGTAAGCAAGCCTGCGAAGTGGGACCTTTTGGGACTTCTCAGATTTTTCTTTGATAGGAGCCGCAGGCTCTCCAATTTCAATCTCGGATACACCAAGTCCTGTTGGTAAACGGAATGAGAGGGATAAAGAACGTCGGCTGCTATTCCCTACAGTAGATGATCCTTGACTTAAAGAACGGTGGAATGACATTCGTTGACTCAGTTGTCTACCGGAAAAAGTAATGTCTGATGTATCTTGGGCATCTATGTCTTCACTGCTTACTTCTTGCAAAAGTAAAAGCTGAGTGTATGCTCCTTCGGGATTCTTTAGTAGATCAGAATGTGATCCTAATCAATAACAATTTGTTTTCTTCAActtaataaattaaaatagtaATAAAAAACTTCTATCTGTCAATTCTGCGCCTTAAATAAAATGCAtgagtgatgatcactccatgCAAGACACACTACCTTTTTCAATCACCTTTCCGTTATGAATCACTGCAATCATATTGGCATTCCTAACTGTGCTTAAGCGATGTGCTACCATGATAGTTGTTCTATTGGCCATTATCTTGTCTAATGCCTCTTGCACAATTCTCTCAGATTCTGCATCAAGTGCACTTGTTGCTTCATCTAGAAGTAAAATTCGTGGGTCCTTTAGTATTGCTCTGGCGATAGCAACTCTTTGCTTTTGCCCACCGGAAAGCTGAGTTCCATGCTCACCAACCATGGTGTCTAGTCCCTTGACATAATTTTAAAGGTCAGTTAACAATACGCAGCACTATATTTgtaaaaagaagaaagaagcaaataAAGAGAAGCCAGACTATCAACTATACTTTATTTCTAAAGATGAGGAAAATATCAAATGAAAAACAAATCAAAtgaaaaacaaatcaaataaactCGGACTGGGAAAAAACTGATTCAACGGATGAGAACCTGAGGAAGATCATTAATAAATTTTCTAGCATTTGCCAGCTCGACTGCTGCTTCAATTTCTTTAGTAGTTGCTCCATCTTTACCGTATGCTATGTTTTCCCTAATAGTTGCTGCAAACAATACAGGTTCTTGACTGACAAGACTAATTTTACCTCTGATCCACTTTATCTGAAACTCTTTGAGATTAGTTCCATCTATAAGAACTTCACCAGCTTGTGGATCATAGAACCTCTCTATCAGACTGATCACCGTAGacttcccacttccactctgtCCAACCAAAGCCGCTGTAGTGCCATTAGGAATGAAAAGAGAGAATCCACTAAAGATCTGCTCATTTTTTCTAGCTGGATAACTAAAAAAGACATCTCTCAATTCCACATCTCCACGAATATCATCAAATTTCTTTCCCCTTGTATCATATGCATCTATTTCTGGATTTCTATTGATGGTTTCAAACATTTTGAAAGCTGCAGCTTTTCCTGATGCGAATGCACCTATACAGGGTGAAGCCTGTCCTAGGGACCTGCCAATGTTTGTTGGGAAAAAAGTTAACTATAAATTTAGCAAAAAAGAAAAGCTTAACTACAGACCCTAATGCAGTTCCAGCGCATATCAGGGCATGACGGTATgacataaataaaaatataatttttcagAGGCCCACAGTCTACAAGCATTTGAAATCATATTCAACATCAATGGTGAAACTCACGTGGAGCCAAACAGCACACCAAGAATAACATTAAATACGTCGCCACCCGTGTATCCTTTTTCCAGTATCATTTTTGCACCAAACCATACAGCTAAGGCGTAATTGTAGAATAAAATAGAGATGACTACACCAAAACCTATTCCGGTAATCAAGCCTTCTTTTACACGTAGTTTATATACATCTGCAAGAGAGTTGCTGAAACTGACCAGTGCTCGTCTTTCTCCGGTGAATGATGCAACCTATACAGGCATCATAATTATAGTAATAATAAGTAATGTCCATTCAACAACTAACATAAATTATTATTGTTAGCACTGCATGATTTTTAAGTCGTGCAGTTAGCTCCAAAGAATTCAAGTCCCAGTCAGGACTGTAGAGCAGAAATGACATACTGTTCGAATTGAACCAATTGTCTGTTCAACTACGGTTGCTGCTTTTGCATAAGCGGTTTGTTCACGTACAGCTATCTTAGAAATGAAAAGTGTCATAATTCCAGCACCTAATATAAGGAGAGGAATAGCAGACAACATGACAAGTGTGAGAAGCCATCCTTTACTGAAAGCTATGACAAAGCCTGCGATGAATGTCGTGAACAATTGTACACATCTACCAACCTAGCAAAAACAAGACATAAGAATGTATTAAGATTCAAAAAAAATAAAGACTCGACCGTGAAACTATCATTAGTTCTAGTTTTGGTACCTTCTCGCCCATAGCATCTTGTATGAGAATAGTGTCACCAGACATCCGAGCAATAACTTCTCCTGTATTTGTTTCGACGTCAAAGAAAGTGACATCTTGTCTCAGAATATTTTTGAGATAGAGGCTCCTTATCCTTGCAGCCTGTCTCTCTCCTGTGACAATCCAGCAAGCCATCTCTGACAGAAACATAAAAAACAACATTCAATAATCAAACTAATTAAGAAGTGTGAATTCAAACTCGTGCACACATTTGCATTTGATAATCATATGAAAGTGAGATACACTTACGGAAGAATACTCCCACGCCTGCTCCTAATCCGAGATACACATATTTCAGCGACACCTAAATTTGCAACAAACCTAAACATTAAAATTCCGACTTAAACAATAATAATATACTTGCGGGTAAGTGAGGCCTTTTAATACCTTGGAAACTTCATGGACCACATTGTTGCTAAACAGATTTTGACCGAAAGCATCAGTCATTTGTCCTACAAGAATAGTCATGAGAGGATTACATAAGCCATGGCCAACAGCACCGATTGTACCAAGAATCATCAAGATCACATCTGTGGAATCGGCAAAAGAGAAAAGCTTGTAGAAAGGGACAGATCCCCCTctctttctttccttttctttaCTAGAATTCTCAGGATTCCTGTCAACTTGTACGCTTCTTGATACGGTTGCTGAATTCATGTTAAAAAAATTTAAGATTGAACCAAAAAATACTATACGAAATAATCAAAGTCGAAACAAAGAAGGGGGAATTCAACAACTTGCAAAAGCAGAAGGATATGTACAGAAACTTGAGGGTCTAAAGAATTTATTCAGAGGGTGAAATTTGAATAAAGGACATCAGCAAGACGCAACTACTAACCAGAACATCCCAAATTAACATTTATGGCATTCATCAATCACCTAATATCCATCACTGCTACATAATATAAATACATGCAGACAACTGAAATAAGTTTTATTCATCATGTTGAGTTCAAAATTTTGACTTTGTTTATCTGCTTTTACCACATTGGGACCAAGCAAGCAAAAAGATGTCCAAAATGGTATAATACTACTGCACAAAGTTGAAATGCTATAATGAGCGGTAAAACAATCACAGTTGCAGAGAATAAATGTTTTTTTTAAGAAAAGTTTATCCGAAATTACCCCAACCGTTTGGCAGGGATATGTGTGAGAAAATTTAATTCCCCAATCCAAACAGCAATTGTAGTAGTGTTCATCCAGCATCCTAATCAGCAAAGGCAGCATAAGATGATAAATATCATCAAAGGGATGCATATTCGTCAGCGGACATCTAAGTCAAAGTTGTTGCCCATGTGAGACGTTACAATTCTACACCATAACCATAACCATGGTGTCACGAAATTGGAACTGAGCAATTTTTATAGATGATTTAGCACTTCTATCTATTATATTATCTATTATCTATACtatagagataatttggttcaatggtttggttcaacgataattccctaattttgattattacaaaaatagataaatagtgttatatatctaataaactactaaattattaaactactactaaatatagtatatttatcctactaaactacgaatacaacttatcctattattaaaagatataaataatagtgttatatatctgctaaactacatagagataatttggttcaacggtttggttcaacgataattccttaattttgattattacaaaaatagataaatagtgttatgtatctaataaactactaaattattaaactactactaaatatagtatacttatcctactaatCTACGAATACAatttatcctattattaaaagatataaataatagtgttatatatctgctaaactactaaattgttaaactactagaaatagtttatttattttactgaattacgaccacatgttattcaattatttttattataaatttataatcactatatatttatataaatattttaaaaatatcatataactggataaataaaaaaattaaaatattaatgggaaaccgtgcatcgcacgggatttatgctAGTATATATAATAGTCCAACATAGGGCATTGGTGAGACATTTTATTCAATTTAAATGGTGAGACATTTTATTTATCTTGAAATGTCTAAATTGCCCTTATAGTtatcatttataaaaaaaatgcTTTTGGTGGGAATCGAACCCTAGTCTTGCAAATACTCTATGCAATAGCATACCACTAAGATACTAAATCATATGATTTGTTAATCATATACATATTAGATATACTTGTGTGTCTTGAAGAagttaatatttattattatatctGCTGTGACTAAcgaataatttttaattatctatTTTTTTATATTTGCTATGCTTAGCCCAACATAGAGCATTGGTGagatattttaattaatttaaatggtgagacattttatttaacttgaaatGTCTAAATTGCCCTTATAGTTAccatttataaaaaaaatgtttttggtGGGAATCGAACCCTAGTCTTGCAAATAATCTATACAAGAGCATACCACCAAGGTACTAAATCATATGGGTTGTTAATCATATACATATTAGATATGCTTGTGTATCTTGTAGAAATTAATATTTAGTATTATATCTACTGTGACTAAcgaataatttttaattatctgTCTTTTTTTACATTTGCTATGCTTTTAGTGGGAATCGAACCCGGTCTTAAAAATACTCTACACAATATAATACCACTAAGTCACGCAACCATATATGTTGTTAATCATACACATATTATATATGATGTGTATCTTGAAGAAGTTAATATTTGGAATTATATATATTGTGACTAACGAATATTTTCAGGGCTTAATGCTCCTAAATGCATGGGTATTTTTATGATTACAAAAATTGATTAAAAATTAGACTATTAAAAATACACTACGTATTCATATAACTCTCTTAAGTAGGTACTTTGGGatatttttctccaaattttaatcatatatttctttttatatttgcTACTTTAGTCATTTAATCAAATTGACTGTAAAGTTATAAAAGTCAATAATAATAAGATAAACCGAGTACTATTCTGTGTACTTACGGGTAAAActatttcaaatttttatttggACTAATATATTTGAGCTTATTCTGAACTCAGCATCCAAATGTCACTTAATTTctaaaaaatactcaaaatttgaccGTTTTTTACAAATGATGTCATAGCTTTATCAAGCTAAAATGTATTTTGTTTACTTTCGTATTTAGTCAATGGGCTAGAAAATGATTGAGAATAAATTGTTTCTACTGATATTTTTCGTACacattattttaaattattaggGGCTATATACTTTATTTCTAACAAAATCGGCAcaaactaattttttttaaattatacaCTATGTATTCTAAAATATTATTAGATAATGACCCGTGATAGCCCAACATAGGGCTATTTGTTCAAGAGACATTTTATTCCATATAAATATTAAGATAATTTATTCAGTTTAAAATGTCTAAATTTTCATTAGacttacaattttttttaaaaaaaaattatttaaatggATTCGAACTTGGATCTATACACTAGATTGCACATCTCCTACCACTAGACCAAACACTCACATGTGTTTTTAATCATGCAAATTATACGTGTGTATGAGTGTCGcatgaattaaaatataataacaaacttatcATTGTGCTtacttttaaaaatataattaatatttagggCTTTCAAAATTGAGTATATACACTAATTTAGACATTTTCTTACCAATTGAAAATCACTCATTTGTGTTTTATATCACAAATTATAAGAGTGTGCATATTGAAGAAATTTTTGATAGTTTAATTATTGTGTTTCTATTAACATATTTTAATATTGATCAAATTTGTATACTTATTGATTCAGATTGTAATATATTATGTATCATATAAGGTTTCTTTATAcaattctaaattatttaatttagtgtaaaaataaaataataatgaAAATTTACTATACATAAATAATTGCACTGAAAATTACGTTACTTGTGTTTTCAATCATACACAtggtatgtatgtgtgtgtgtcgCGTGAATGGAATAATATTTGGTATTATTGTTATGATTTATTAACAATTTTTTTATCATAATTTTAGTTTTACATATCTTAATTCggattataatatattatttcaCATTATAGTAtgaataaattatatataatatatagatggactatatttcaaagtagtgttaaataataataataaactacTACATACGAAAATCAGATCACGCGTTCACCTAATCTTATATTTCCACTCATACACGTGATACGTGTGTGCACGTCTCGCGTATTATAGAAATATttggtattttaattattataacttatcaaaaatatttaaacacagtattttttttgtatttatttattcaaattatattatattactttatgatttaaaataaaacaagCAAGTTAGATTAGAGTATAAAGTAGCGCATACCTTTAGTGAATTGCAAACAACATTCCCACATATGTTGAATCGATAAAAAACATCAGGGACACATCAACCCAATTATAGAGACGGAAATTTGACAGATAGACATGTACCAATATACATTTCAAATCAAAATCACATCATGTACCAATAAATATTTCACACAAGAACTGTTATGTATGGATGAAACTATGTAAGCTGGAAAAAAACTCTACTTTTATAAATTGGGTACATAAAGAAATTTTTTGTCCACAGTTTTGTTATCTATGTGACTGTTTGCAAACGTGGACCAAAAACACAAGTAAATCGGTTTATAAACATTGTGCACAATCTTGTAAACTATTAAGTATCTACACTACTCATTTcgcaaaataaaaatatttcaattATGGATAGTTTTCATCTATAACTAGGTAATTATATAGCTAAAATACAACATATTCATCACCAAATAATGAATATCGCATACACCACACACCACAAAATCTcgaaaatttaaaatttatactaGAACATTAAaccgtgcctcgcacgggttttCATGCTAGTTTATAGATGATTTAGCGAATTAATTAAATTTTCTTAAACAATTTATCAGCTATTTTTCAAAAGTTAGCTGATTGAGCATAACATAATTTCACATTTTCTTTGTTATTTACTTTATTTATCTTCTTTTTTAAATACCTTGATAAAATATTATTACTAACGATTGGTGTTTTAAAAATCGACCGCCAATTAATCGTTGTTCGGTAGGAATACAAACAAACTAAGAGAAAAGTGAGTCAGAAATCGTTTCTTACGAAAAATGGTAAAAAAAAATCGGGAAAAAATGGAATTAATCATTTATAAGTCGGGTTAATCGGTCAAAACATTGGCCTAATTggttaaaaattttaaaaaaaaagaaaaatttaaaaaatttagaagtataaatttgtaaaaaaattaagaaaaatattatttcCGTATACATAATTACTTTTGAAAATGGTTAAATAATTaactttcttaatttttgaaTCTGAAATTAACCTCAATTTACaagttatatttttaaaattatatttatt
The sequence above is drawn from the Apium graveolens cultivar Ventura chromosome 2, ASM990537v1, whole genome shotgun sequence genome and encodes:
- the LOC141708035 gene encoding ABC transporter B family member 21-like isoform X2; the protein is MILGTIGAVGHGLCNPLMTILVGQMTDAFGQNLFSNNVVHEVSKVSLKYVYLGLGAGVGVFFQMACWIVTGERQAARIRSLYLKNILRQDVTFFDVETNTGEVIARMSGDTILIQDAMGEKVGRCVQLFTTFIAGFVIAFSKGWLLTLVMLSAIPLLILGAGIMTLFISKIAVREQTAYAKAATVVEQTIGSIRTVASFTGERRALVSFSNSLADVYKLRVKEGLITGIGFGVVISILFYNYALAVWFGAKMILEKGYTGGDVFNVILGVLFGSTSLGQASPCIGAFASGKAAAFKMFETINRNPEIDAYDTRGKKFDDIRGDVELRDVFFSYPARKNEQIFSGFSLFIPNGTTAALVGQSGSGKSTVISLIERFYDPQAGEVLIDGTNLKEFQIKWIRGKISLVSQEPVLFAATIRENIAYGKDGATTKEIEAAVELANARKFINDLPQGLDTMVGEHGTQLSGGQKQRVAIARAILKDPRILLLDEATSALDAESERIVQEALDKIMANRTTIMVAHRLSTVRNANMIAVIHNGKVIEKGSHSDLLKNPEGAYTQLLLLQEVSSEDIDAQDTSDITFSGRQLSQRMSFHRSLSQGSSTVGNSSRRSLSLSFRLPTGLGVSEIEIGEPAAPIKEKSEKSQKVPLRRLAYLNKPEIPVLMLGSIFAIVGGTILPIFGILISGMIKTFYEPPHEMRKDSKLWSLVFVGLGLATVLVFPGRSYFFAVAGSKLVRRIRSMCFEKVVRMEVGWFDEHENSSGAISARLYADAATVSALVGDTLAQIVQDAATAVTGLVIAFTACWQLALIFFALLPFVGVNEYVQVKFRKGFGADSKLMYEEASQVANDAVGSIRTVASFCAEEKVMALYKRKCEAPLGAGIRQGLITGCGVGISFTSLFCVHATTFYAGARLVQDGKTTFTNVFRVFFVLTMAATGISQSGSFATDKSKASTATTSIFSILDRKSKIDPCDESGMILDNVKGNIELRNIDFSYPTRPDVQIFQDLNLKIHSGKTIALVGESGSGKSTVISLLQRFYEPNSGYILLDGIEIQKFQVKWLRQQMGLVSQEPALFNETIRANIAYGKEGGATEAEIMNASMLANAHNFICGLQQGYDTVVGERGIQLSGGQKQRVAIARAIIKNPKILLLDEATSALDAESERVVQNALDSVMVHRTTVVVAHRLSTIRGADMIAVVKNGVIVEKGKHESLMNIKDGVYASLVALQTNTSS
- the LOC141708035 gene encoding ABC transporter B family member 11-like isoform X1, with translation MNAINVNLGCSATVSRSVQVDRNPENSSKEKERKRGGSVPFYKLFSFADSTDVILMILGTIGAVGHGLCNPLMTILVGQMTDAFGQNLFSNNVVHEVSKVSLKYVYLGLGAGVGVFFQMACWIVTGERQAARIRSLYLKNILRQDVTFFDVETNTGEVIARMSGDTILIQDAMGEKVGRCVQLFTTFIAGFVIAFSKGWLLTLVMLSAIPLLILGAGIMTLFISKIAVREQTAYAKAATVVEQTIGSIRTVASFTGERRALVSFSNSLADVYKLRVKEGLITGIGFGVVISILFYNYALAVWFGAKMILEKGYTGGDVFNVILGVLFGSTSLGQASPCIGAFASGKAAAFKMFETINRNPEIDAYDTRGKKFDDIRGDVELRDVFFSYPARKNEQIFSGFSLFIPNGTTAALVGQSGSGKSTVISLIERFYDPQAGEVLIDGTNLKEFQIKWIRGKISLVSQEPVLFAATIRENIAYGKDGATTKEIEAAVELANARKFINDLPQGLDTMVGEHGTQLSGGQKQRVAIARAILKDPRILLLDEATSALDAESERIVQEALDKIMANRTTIMVAHRLSTVRNANMIAVIHNGKVIEKGSHSDLLKNPEGAYTQLLLLQEVSSEDIDAQDTSDITFSGRQLSQRMSFHRSLSQGSSTVGNSSRRSLSLSFRLPTGLGVSEIEIGEPAAPIKEKSEKSQKVPLRRLAYLNKPEIPVLMLGSIFAIVGGTILPIFGILISGMIKTFYEPPHEMRKDSKLWSLVFVGLGLATVLVFPGRSYFFAVAGSKLVRRIRSMCFEKVVRMEVGWFDEHENSSGAISARLYADAATVSALVGDTLAQIVQDAATAVTGLVIAFTACWQLALIFFALLPFVGVNEYVQVKFRKGFGADSKLMYEEASQVANDAVGSIRTVASFCAEEKVMALYKRKCEAPLGAGIRQGLITGCGVGISFTSLFCVHATTFYAGARLVQDGKTTFTNVFRVFFVLTMAATGISQSGSFATDKSKASTATTSIFSILDRKSKIDPCDESGMILDNVKGNIELRNIDFSYPTRPDVQIFQDLNLKIHSGKTIALVGESGSGKSTVISLLQRFYEPNSGYILLDGIEIQKFQVKWLRQQMGLVSQEPALFNETIRANIAYGKEGGATEAEIMNASMLANAHNFICGLQQGYDTVVGERGIQLSGGQKQRVAIARAIIKNPKILLLDEATSALDAESERVVQNALDSVMVHRTTVVVAHRLSTIRGADMIAVVKNGVIVEKGKHESLMNIKDGVYASLVALQTNTSS